A genomic window from Solanum dulcamara chromosome 11, daSolDulc1.2, whole genome shotgun sequence includes:
- the LOC129872082 gene encoding putative pentatricopeptide repeat-containing protein At2g02150: protein MESITEAILFYFYVQAMLIFVRGLLGITFRKSDRVSHLSTATFTPLIPFPQNFFFFVNNFLWFFRYPFSTNTTNTFDSFNGFLDANAIKNIIKEEKWEDDFRIARLFDSSLAPIWVSKILLALKQEPKLVLKFFKWAKTQNAFCHTADGYCIVAHILFYSRMYSDTYDVLKELVTLCNDKKVLPCSDVLDVLWSTRNACKPGYGVFDALFSVLVELGLLKEASGCFLRMRSFRVLPKARSCNYLLHRLSKLGDKNSSLKFFDDMIESGIVPTVYTYNIMIGYLCKDGDLNAAKRLFTQMKDIGIDPDIVTYNSLIDGIGKHGELEDMVSLYKELKKSKCLPDVITYNTFINCFCRTGRMAVAFEYLHEMKRSGLKPNVVTYSIFIDVFAKEGMLQGAIKFFVDMRRVGLAPNEFAYTSLIDAHFKVGKVDEALKLVKEMLEVGVKLNVVTYATLVDGLCNAGNIKEAEEAFRVMFKDGIVPNLEVYTALIHGYIRSKRLVDALNILEQMKENNIRPDTLLYGIVLWSFCSDEKFEEARVLFDKMKGLGMEGNYVIYTILADAYFKAGKCLEAQTLLNEMQERGISPTVVTYSALIDGLCRLGFVQEAMDYFRSMPKLGLQPNVVAYTALIHGLCRNKCLQAAEKMFNEMLGKGIRPDKIVYTSLIDGNLKQGNIQDALDLRRRMTGSGLELDLHAYTALICGLSKNGQVPQARFFFDEMIDKGVKPDEVVFSCLIRKYQEIGNLEEVLALQIEMMKRGLTTVTSDIAVHNMQT, encoded by the coding sequence ATGGAGTCAATTACTGAAGCTATTTTGTTCTACTTCTATGTTCAAGCCATGTTAATTTTTGTTCGGGGCCTATTAGGTATTACATTCAGAAAGTCTGACCGTGTAAGCCATTTGTCAACTGCTACATTTACTCCCTTGATTCCATTTCCGCaaaacttcttcttctttgtcaaCAACTTCCTTTGGTTTTTCAGATACCCATTTTCCACGaatactactaatacttttGATAGTTTTAATGGGTTTTTGGATGCCAATGCCATAAAGAATATCATAAAGGAAGAGAAATGGGAAGATGATTTTAGGATTGCCAGACTATTTGATTCCTCTTTAGCTCCAATTTGGGTCTCCAAAATTCTATTGGCATTGAAACAAGAGCCAAAGTTAGTGTTGAAGTTTTTCAAGTGGGCAAAAACACAGAATGCTTTTTGTCATACTGCAGACGGTTATTGTATTGTAGCTCACATTTTGTTCTATTCTAGAATGTACAGTGATACATATGATGTTCTAAAAGAATTGGTTACCCTGTGTAATGATAAAAAGGTGTTGCCTTGTTCTGATGTACTTGATGTTCTTTGGTCAACGAGGAATGCTTGTAAGCCGGGGTATGGGGTGTTTGATGCATTATTTAGTGTACTAGTTGAGTTGGGGTTGCTTAAGGAGGCTAGTGGGTGCTTTTTAAGGATGAGAAGTTTTAGAGTTCTTCCCAAAGCACGATCTTGCAATTATCTGTTGCACAGACTCTCTAAGTTAGGTGATAAGAACTCATCATTGAAGTTCTTTGATGATATGATTGAGTCTGGAATTGTTCCAACAGTGTATACCTACAATATAATGATTGGCTATTTGTGCAAGGATGGGGATTTGAATGCAGCAAAAAGGTTATTTACTCAGATGAAGGATATAGGCATTGATCCAGATATTGTTACATACAATTCTCTCATTGATGGAATTGGTAAGCATGGGGAGCTTGAGGATATGGTTTCTCTCTACAAAGAATTGAAGAAATCTAAATGTCTTCCTGATGTAATAACATACAATACATTCATCAATTGTTTCTGTCGAACAGGAAGGATGGCAGTAGCATTTGAGTATCTGCATGAGATGAAGAGAAGTGGCTTGAAGCCCAATGTGGTTACCTATAGCATATTTATTGATGTTTTTGCCAAAGAAGGAATGTTACAAGGAGCTATCAAGTTCTTTGTAGACATGAGGCGGGTTGGTCTTGCTCCTAATGAATTTGCTTATACTTCGTTGATTGATGCTCATTTTAAAGTTGGTAAAGTTGATGAAGCGTTGAAGCTTGTTAAAGAGATGCTAGAGGTAGGAGTTAAGTTAAATGTCGTGACCTATGCGACATTGGTTGATGGCCTTTGTAATGCGGGGAATATCAAGGAAGCTGAAGAAGCTTTTAGGGTCATGTTTAAGGATGGGATTGTCCCAAATTTAGAAGTCTATACTGCTCTTATCCATGGGTATATCAGATCAAAAAGGCTAGTGGATGCTTTGAATATTTTGGaacaaatgaaagaaaataatatcaGACCAGACACATTACTCTATGGAATAGTTTTATGGAGTTTTTGCTCTGACGAGAAGTTTGAAGAAGCCAGAGTTTTATTTGATAAAATGAAGGGACTTGGGATGGAGGGAAACTAtgtcatatacacaatacttgcTGACGCTTACTTTAAAGCTGGAAAATGCCTAGAAGCACAGACTCTGCTAAATGAAATGCAGGAAAGAGGTATTTCCCCTACTGTTGTGACATATTCTGCATTAATTGATGGCTTGTGTCGGCTGGGATTTGTCCAGGAAGCAATGGACTATTTCCGTTCTATGCCAAAATTGGGTTTGCAGCCTAATGTCGTGGCTTATACAGCTCTAATTCATGGCCTCTGTAGAAATAAATGTCTACAGGCTGCGGAAAAGATGTTCAATGAAATGCTTGGGAAAGGTATACGTCCAGATAAAATAGTTTATACCTCCTTGATAGATGGAAATCTAAAGCAGGGAAATATTCAAGATGCTTTAGATTTACGAAGGCGAATGACCGGAAGTGGTTTGGAGCTTGACCTTCATGCCTACACTGCTTTGATATGTGGGCTTTCAAAAAATGGCCAGGTGCCTCAGGcgagatttttttttgatgagaTGATTGATAAGGGTGTTAAACCTGATGAGGTTGTATTTTCATGTCTTATAAGAAAATATCAAGAGATTGGTAATCTAGAAGAAGTTCTTGCATTGCAAATTGAAATGATGAAAAGAGGCCTTACGACAGTTACAAGTGACATTGCAGTTCATAATATGCAAACCTGA